From the genome of Streptomyces sp. NBC_00659, one region includes:
- a CDS encoding VanZ family protein: MSNDAPLSAPPRRTRGIVFAGLAVLALASALFVIRGPLMMSAPRCMAGRWHGCYDTFNGVVLMTLVAVPMAVLVSWALAYRRHAVGLGSTWAWRKSLAEVGMVHGTVPFLWLTMMPGLAPGVAPRRVSLVPLRDMVAMGTLGIIGNLLVFAALGFFAPMRFAALASVPRILALGAGCSVLVEVAQYVLWLDRVSSVDDVLVNATGALLAGLASRRWWRTPAEAPSDRPRPTPAPVG, encoded by the coding sequence ATGAGCAACGACGCACCCTTGTCAGCACCGCCCCGCCGCACCCGCGGGATCGTGTTCGCCGGCCTGGCGGTCCTCGCCCTGGCGAGCGCCCTGTTCGTCATACGGGGGCCGCTCATGATGTCCGCCCCGAGATGCATGGCCGGGCGCTGGCACGGCTGCTACGACACGTTCAACGGTGTGGTGCTCATGACGCTGGTCGCGGTGCCGATGGCCGTGCTGGTGTCGTGGGCACTCGCCTACCGGCGGCATGCCGTCGGCCTCGGTTCGACGTGGGCGTGGCGCAAGTCGCTGGCCGAGGTGGGCATGGTCCACGGGACGGTGCCGTTCCTGTGGCTGACCATGATGCCGGGCCTCGCGCCGGGCGTCGCCCCCCGTCGGGTGAGCCTGGTGCCGCTGCGGGACATGGTCGCGATGGGGACGCTCGGGATCATCGGCAACCTGCTGGTCTTCGCGGCGCTGGGATTCTTCGCCCCCATGCGGTTCGCGGCGCTGGCGTCCGTGCCGCGGATCCTGGCGCTCGGGGCGGGCTGCTCGGTCCTGGTCGAGGTCGCCCAGTACGTCCTGTGGCTGGACCGGGTGTCCTCCGTGGACGACGTCCTGGTCAACGCCACCGGCGCCCTGCTCGCCGGGCTGGCCTCGCGCCGCTGGTGGCGCACCCCGGCGGAAGCGCCGTCGGACCGGCCTCGCCCCACGCCGGCGCCGGTGGGCTGA
- a CDS encoding response regulator transcription factor: protein MRVLIVEDEPYLAEAVRDGLRLEAIAADIAADGDSALELLGVNSYDLAVLDRDIPGPSGDEVARRIVASGSGIPILMLTAADRIEDKASGFELGADDYLTKPFELRELVMRLRALDRRRAYARPPVREIAGLRLDPFRREVFRDGRHVALTRKQFAVLEVLVAAEGGVISAEELLQRAWDENANPFTNAVRITVSALRKRLGEPWIIATVPGVGYRIDTATDTHTGTGTDTDTGTAMGTDAIHPGGTHG, encoded by the coding sequence ATGCGTGTACTGATCGTGGAGGACGAGCCCTACCTGGCCGAGGCCGTCCGTGACGGTCTGCGGCTGGAGGCGATCGCCGCCGACATCGCCGCCGACGGCGACTCCGCCCTGGAACTGCTCGGCGTCAACTCCTACGATCTCGCGGTCCTCGACCGTGACATCCCCGGCCCCTCCGGCGACGAGGTCGCCCGGCGTATCGTCGCCTCCGGCAGCGGCATCCCGATCCTCATGCTCACCGCCGCCGACCGGATCGAGGACAAGGCTTCCGGGTTCGAACTCGGCGCCGACGACTACCTCACCAAACCGTTCGAGCTACGGGAACTTGTGATGCGGCTGAGGGCGCTCGACCGCAGGCGCGCGTACGCCCGGCCGCCGGTCCGCGAGATCGCGGGCCTGCGGCTGGACCCCTTCCGCCGGGAGGTCTTCCGCGACGGACGCCATGTCGCGCTCACCCGGAAGCAGTTCGCCGTGCTGGAAGTCCTCGTCGCCGCCGAGGGCGGTGTCATCAGCGCCGAAGAGCTGTTGCAGCGGGCCTGGGACGAGAACGCCAACCCTTTCACCAACGCCGTCCGCATCACCGTGTCCGCCCTGCGCAAACGGCTCGGCGAACCATGGATCATCGCCACCGTGCCCGGCGTCGGCTACCGGATCGACACCGCGACGGACACCCACACGGGCACGGGCACCGACACCGACACGGGGACGGCCATGGGGACGGACGCCATCCACCCCGGCGGTACTCATGGATAG
- a CDS encoding TetR/AcrR family transcriptional regulator, producing MPRPSDQAKRRELTDRVRAYLVRNGLAGLSLRPLARTLGTSDRMLLYYFGTKEGMVAEALALDERRPLLRAREMLASAESPRDPAGLRRFMEEIWRRFGAPDLRPAVPLYLEIMTASLIDPDRYGPVLSDVLTEWTELLTSVFRDLGMPQVRARTEAALLVDATFGLVVAAQAEGGREPADAAFRALLDRLEPGWHVS from the coding sequence ATGCCACGACCCTCCGACCAGGCCAAACGACGCGAGCTGACCGACCGGGTCCGCGCGTACCTGGTGCGCAACGGCCTCGCAGGACTCTCCCTGCGCCCGCTCGCCCGAACCCTGGGCACCAGCGACCGCATGCTCCTGTACTACTTCGGGACCAAGGAGGGCATGGTCGCCGAAGCGCTCGCCCTGGACGAGAGGCGACCGCTCCTGCGGGCCCGGGAGATGCTCGCCTCCGCGGAGTCCCCGCGGGACCCGGCGGGCCTCCGCCGTTTCATGGAGGAGATCTGGCGGCGGTTCGGCGCCCCCGACCTGCGCCCCGCCGTCCCCCTCTACCTCGAGATCATGACCGCCAGCCTGATCGACCCCGACCGGTACGGGCCCGTCCTGAGTGACGTGCTGACCGAGTGGACGGAGCTGCTCACCTCCGTCTTCCGGGACCTCGGCATGCCGCAGGTCCGAGCCCGGACGGAGGCCGCCCTGCTGGTCGACGCGACCTTCGGCCTGGTCGTCGCCGCCCAGGCGGAGGGCGGCCGGGAGCCGGCGGACGCGGCCTTCCGCGCGCTCCTCGACCGCCTCGAACCCGGCTGGCACGTCAGCTGA
- a CDS encoding DEAD/DEAH box helicase, translating to MNAKPPAPGLSDAGEHQPAPRDDVTAPPSRSTGLPAAASFDALGLPAALVARMTGLGVTEPFPIQAATLPNALAGHDVLGRARTGSGKTLAFGLALLARTAGRRAEAKRPLALVLVPTRELAQQVSDALEPYAQTLDVRLGTVVGGLSINRQQAQLRSGVEVLIATPGRLTDLVSRRDCLLNQVRITVLDEADQMCDLGFLPQVSDLMEQVRADGQRLLFSATLDRNVDELVQKYLHDPIHASVDRVAGSVTTMEHHQLNIHGADRYATATEIAARDGRVLMFLDTKAAVDQFTRHLRASGIRASALHSGKSQPQRTHTLAQFKNGEINVLVATNVAARGIHIDSLDLVVNVDPPADAKDYLHRGGRTARAGESGKVVTLVTPNQRRDVNRLMSDAGIRPTVTQVRSGEASLTAITGAKRPPTGPTTSTGNAPFRGIGTRPGKAKESRKTADARKAAEARAAARVRKGR from the coding sequence ATGAACGCGAAGCCGCCGGCCCCTGGACTCTCCGACGCTGGCGAGCACCAGCCGGCGCCGCGGGACGACGTCACGGCACCGCCGTCCCGCTCCACAGGCCTGCCTGCCGCCGCGTCGTTCGACGCCCTCGGCCTGCCGGCGGCACTGGTGGCCCGGATGACCGGGCTCGGAGTGACGGAGCCCTTCCCGATCCAGGCCGCGACGCTGCCGAACGCCCTGGCCGGACACGATGTCCTCGGCCGGGCACGGACCGGCTCCGGCAAGACGCTGGCCTTCGGGCTGGCCCTGCTCGCCCGGACCGCGGGCCGCCGCGCGGAGGCGAAGCGGCCGCTGGCGCTGGTCCTGGTGCCGACCCGGGAGCTCGCGCAGCAGGTGAGCGACGCGCTGGAACCGTACGCGCAGACCCTGGACGTACGACTGGGGACGGTGGTGGGCGGGCTGTCGATCAACCGGCAGCAGGCTCAGCTGCGGAGCGGCGTCGAGGTGCTCATCGCGACGCCGGGGCGGCTGACCGACCTGGTGTCACGCCGGGACTGTCTCCTGAACCAGGTGCGGATCACGGTGCTGGACGAGGCGGACCAGATGTGCGACCTGGGCTTCCTGCCGCAGGTCTCGGACCTCATGGAACAGGTGCGCGCCGACGGTCAGCGGCTGCTGTTCTCGGCCACGCTCGACCGCAACGTCGATGAGCTCGTACAGAAGTACCTCCACGACCCGATTCACGCCTCGGTCGACCGGGTGGCGGGCTCGGTCACCACGATGGAACACCACCAGTTGAACATCCACGGCGCCGACCGGTACGCGACGGCGACCGAGATCGCCGCTCGGGACGGCCGGGTTCTGATGTTCCTGGACACGAAGGCGGCCGTGGACCAGTTCACCCGTCATCTGCGGGCCAGTGGCATCCGCGCCTCCGCCCTGCACAGCGGGAAGTCGCAGCCGCAGCGCACGCACACGCTCGCCCAGTTCAAGAACGGGGAGATCAACGTGCTGGTGGCCACCAACGTCGCCGCCCGGGGCATCCACATCGACTCGCTCGACCTCGTCGTCAACGTCGACCCGCCCGCGGACGCCAAGGACTACCTGCACCGTGGCGGGCGCACCGCGCGCGCAGGGGAGTCCGGGAAGGTGGTCACCCTGGTCACCCCCAACCAGCGGCGCGATGTGAACCGTCTGATGTCCGATGCCGGCATCCGGCCGACCGTCACCCAGGTACGTTCGGGCGAGGCGTCGCTCACCGCCATCACCGGGGCCAAGCGCCCGCCCACCGGGCCGACGACGAGCACCGGCAACGCGCCCTTCCGGGGCATCGGCACGCGTCCCGGAAAGGCCAAGGAGTCACGCAAGACCGCGGACGCCCGCAAGGCCGCGGAAGCCCGCGCGGCCGCCCGGGTACGCAAGGGTCGCTGA
- a CDS encoding sensor histidine kinase codes for MDRHPGHSARLKLTLSYAGFLFVAGTLLLVVMWVFVLRWLPTNDPRLIQKTYGAVIIVGPSRSDLLRGFAPAAGVALAFLLVFGLLGGWILAGRMLSPLTRITDAVRTAGSGSLSHRIRMKGRQDEFRELSDAFDSMLEQLESQVAEQQRFAANASHELRTPLAISRTLLDVARTDPTQDREKLIERLHAVNTRAIDLTEALLLLSRSDRGNLPRESVDLSLIAEEAAETLLPFAEERRITLDVTGGAARTSGSAELLLRMATNLVQNAVVHNLPDGGTVTVHTGTDGRASVLRVENTGPRLPPELVPTLTEPFRRGTERVRTDEHAGVGLGLAIVAGIVRAHDGTLELAPRPDGGLLVTVRLPGTP; via the coding sequence ATGGATAGACACCCAGGGCACAGCGCCCGGCTGAAACTCACCCTCAGCTACGCCGGATTCCTCTTCGTCGCCGGCACGCTCCTGCTGGTCGTCATGTGGGTGTTCGTGCTGCGCTGGCTTCCGACGAACGACCCCCGGCTCATCCAGAAGACATACGGCGCCGTGATCATCGTCGGGCCCAGCCGCTCCGACCTGCTGCGCGGCTTCGCCCCCGCCGCGGGCGTCGCGCTGGCCTTCCTCCTGGTGTTCGGCCTCCTCGGGGGATGGATCCTCGCCGGCCGGATGCTCTCACCCCTCACACGGATCACGGACGCGGTACGGACGGCCGGGAGCGGGTCGCTGTCGCACCGGATCCGTATGAAGGGCCGCCAGGACGAGTTCCGCGAACTCTCCGACGCCTTCGACTCGATGCTCGAACAACTCGAGTCCCAGGTCGCCGAGCAGCAGCGCTTCGCCGCGAACGCCTCCCACGAACTGCGCACCCCGCTGGCGATCTCACGGACACTCTTGGACGTCGCCCGCACGGACCCCACGCAGGACCGGGAGAAACTCATCGAACGCCTGCACGCCGTCAATACGCGGGCGATCGACCTCACCGAGGCCCTCCTGCTGCTCAGCCGCAGCGACCGCGGAAACCTTCCCCGCGAGAGCGTCGACCTCTCCCTCATCGCCGAGGAGGCCGCCGAAACGCTGCTCCCCTTCGCCGAAGAGCGCCGGATCACGCTCGACGTCACCGGCGGGGCGGCCCGGACCAGCGGCTCCGCGGAGCTTCTGCTGCGGATGGCGACGAACCTCGTCCAGAACGCCGTCGTCCACAACCTCCCCGATGGCGGCACCGTGACGGTCCACACCGGGACGGACGGCCGCGCGAGCGTGCTGCGGGTCGAGAACACAGGCCCTCGGCTCCCGCCGGAACTGGTGCCCACCCTCACCGAACCGTTCCGGCGCGGAACGGAACGCGTACGCACCGACGAGCACGCGGGCGTCGGCCTGGGCCTGGCCATCGTGGCCGGCATCGTCCGTGCCCACGACGGGACCCTCGAACTCGCCCCCCGCCCCGACGGTGGTCTCCTGGTCACGGTCCGGCTGCCCGGCACGCCGTAG
- a CDS encoding iron chaperone translates to MSSKESGRHEGFTAEERAAMKDHAKELKKEARRGSRADKAAEAERDVLAKIGEMGESDRIMAERVHAVVSACAPVLAPKLWYGMPAYALDGKVVCFFQSAEKFKARYATLGFSDQANLDEGTMWATAFALTELTAEVEAKIGALVKQAVS, encoded by the coding sequence ATGAGCAGCAAGGAAAGCGGTCGGCACGAGGGGTTCACGGCCGAAGAGCGGGCCGCGATGAAGGACCATGCCAAGGAACTGAAGAAGGAGGCCCGCCGCGGTTCGCGCGCGGACAAGGCGGCCGAGGCGGAACGGGACGTACTCGCGAAGATCGGCGAGATGGGGGAGTCCGACCGGATCATGGCCGAGCGCGTCCACGCCGTCGTCAGTGCCTGCGCCCCGGTCCTCGCGCCGAAGCTCTGGTACGGCATGCCCGCCTACGCGCTGGACGGCAAGGTCGTGTGTTTCTTCCAGAGCGCGGAGAAGTTCAAGGCGCGGTACGCGACGCTCGGGTTCAGTGACCAGGCGAACCTGGACGAGGGCACGATGTGGGCCACCGCGTTCGCCCTGACCGAGCTCACGGCCGAGGTCGAGGCGAAGATCGGCGCGCTCGTGAAGCAGGCGGTGAGCTGA
- a CDS encoding TetR/AcrR family transcriptional regulator, which translates to MTEPPAAPRRRGAERTEELLQATLDLAAEVGYTGLSIEAVGRRAGVGKHTIYRRWPSKAALLLDALSRVWTSDLDYRDTGNVREDLREQFLRSGAALSSPPIGPVYRAVIAEAQGDPALRATLHERFLATVEQSTLDRITRAQRAGELTADANLEFAAEVLCGALYYRSLMSTRPIDADAVDGLVDMFMAAYGTAG; encoded by the coding sequence ATGACCGAACCGCCCGCCGCGCCTCGGCGTCGAGGTGCCGAGCGCACCGAGGAGTTGTTGCAGGCGACCCTCGATCTGGCCGCGGAGGTCGGGTACACGGGCCTGAGCATCGAGGCCGTCGGCCGCCGGGCCGGAGTCGGAAAGCACACGATCTACCGGCGCTGGCCCTCCAAGGCGGCGCTGCTGCTCGACGCGCTCAGCCGTGTGTGGACCAGCGACCTGGACTACCGCGACACGGGGAACGTCCGCGAGGATCTGCGCGAGCAGTTCCTCCGTTCCGGCGCGGCCCTGTCCAGCCCGCCGATCGGCCCCGTCTACCGCGCGGTCATCGCCGAGGCACAAGGGGATCCCGCGCTCCGGGCGACACTGCACGAACGCTTCCTGGCCACCGTCGAGCAGAGCACCCTCGACCGGATCACACGCGCCCAGCGCGCCGGCGAACTGACCGCGGACGCGAACCTGGAGTTCGCCGCCGAGGTGTTGTGCGGTGCCCTGTACTACCGCAGCCTGATGTCCACCCGCCCGATCGACGCGGACGCGGTCGACGGACTCGTGGACATGTTCATGGCCGCCTACGGAACCGCCGGCTGA
- a CDS encoding sigma-70 family RNA polymerase sigma factor translates to MRRQHAVEPAALVTAARAGDSAAQDALVSAYLPLVYNIVGRALNGSVDVDDVVQNTMLRALDGLDGLRTPESFRSWLVAIAMNQVRAHWRDRQLAPDGVEEAEELADPGADFVDLTLMRLQLSGQRRETALATRWLEPDDRGVLSLWWLECAGEVTRTEVAEALEVSPQHAAVQVQRMKAQLETARVVVRALGARPPCEELRGVLASWDGRPSALWRKRIARHARDCVRCSGLWSGLMPAEGLLAGLALIAVSPGLTAALFDASGGMAATGSVSRAPAAAGHGEEGSSGAAGHRASGGRAASRGEARRRRRVRRRALGGALVAVCVAGGGFWYVETGPGARTDGAAPSRTAGDPVMDLSAPDASAASASPSASATASASPSASASKKAKAKAKAKASSTPRPAEPSKSAAASSAAPTRRASGVAQAQSAPTTTVAQVVALVNKERAAAGCGPLTEDPQLEDAAQAHSEDMAARDFFEHTNPDGADPGERITAAGYRWSTYGENIAAGQQTPSAVMDSWMNSPGHRANILNCSFKNIGVGVHKGSGGPWWTQDFGAKL, encoded by the coding sequence ATGAGGAGACAGCACGCGGTGGAGCCGGCGGCACTGGTGACTGCCGCCCGGGCGGGCGACTCGGCGGCTCAGGACGCCCTGGTCAGCGCCTATCTCCCCTTGGTCTACAACATCGTCGGGCGCGCGCTGAACGGTTCCGTCGACGTCGACGACGTCGTGCAGAACACCATGCTCCGCGCCCTGGACGGCCTGGACGGCCTGCGTACGCCGGAGAGCTTCCGCTCCTGGCTCGTGGCGATCGCGATGAACCAGGTCCGGGCCCACTGGCGGGACCGGCAGCTCGCCCCGGACGGTGTGGAGGAGGCGGAGGAACTCGCCGACCCCGGCGCCGACTTCGTGGACCTGACCCTGATGCGGCTCCAGCTCTCCGGTCAGCGGCGGGAGACCGCGCTGGCGACCCGCTGGCTCGAACCCGACGACCGAGGCGTGCTCTCGCTGTGGTGGCTGGAATGCGCCGGTGAGGTGACCCGGACCGAGGTGGCCGAGGCACTGGAGGTGTCGCCGCAGCACGCGGCGGTCCAAGTGCAGCGTATGAAGGCGCAGTTGGAAACCGCTCGTGTGGTGGTACGGGCCCTCGGCGCCCGCCCGCCGTGCGAGGAGCTGCGGGGTGTCCTCGCCTCCTGGGACGGCCGGCCCTCGGCGCTGTGGCGCAAGCGCATCGCCCGGCACGCCCGCGACTGTGTCCGCTGCTCCGGTCTGTGGAGCGGACTGATGCCCGCGGAGGGGCTGCTGGCCGGTCTGGCGCTGATCGCGGTGTCGCCGGGGCTGACGGCCGCGCTGTTCGACGCTTCCGGCGGGATGGCCGCCACGGGCTCGGTGTCACGGGCCCCGGCCGCCGCGGGGCACGGGGAGGAGGGCTCGTCGGGGGCCGCCGGGCACCGGGCTTCCGGCGGGAGGGCGGCCTCGCGCGGTGAGGCTCGCCGGCGCCGACGCGTACGGCGCCGGGCGCTGGGCGGCGCACTCGTGGCGGTCTGCGTGGCGGGCGGCGGTTTCTGGTACGTGGAGACAGGACCCGGAGCGCGAACCGACGGGGCGGCTCCCTCGCGGACCGCGGGCGACCCCGTCATGGACCTCTCCGCGCCGGACGCCTCGGCCGCCTCCGCCTCGCCGTCGGCAAGCGCCACGGCGTCGGCCTCGCCGTCGGCGTCCGCGTCGAAGAAGGCGAAGGCGAAGGCGAAGGCGAAAGCCTCCAGCACACCCCGTCCCGCCGAGCCGAGCAAGTCGGCCGCCGCCTCCTCGGCCGCGCCGACCCGGAGAGCGTCCGGCGTGGCGCAGGCGCAGTCGGCACCGACGACCACCGTGGCCCAGGTGGTCGCGCTGGTGAACAAGGAGCGGGCGGCCGCCGGCTGCGGACCGCTCACCGAGGACCCGCAGCTGGAGGACGCGGCCCAGGCCCACTCCGAGGACATGGCCGCACGCGACTTCTTCGAACACACCAACCCCGACGGCGCCGACCCCGGCGAGCGCATCACCGCCGCGGGCTACCGCTGGTCCACGTACGGCGAGAACATAGCCGCGGGTCAGCAGACCCCTTCGGCGGTGATGGACTCGTGGATGAACAGCCCGGGGCATCGCGCGAACATTCTCAACTGTTCGTTCAAGAACATCGGGGTGGGCGTACACAAGGGGTCGGGCGGTCCCTGGTGGACACAGGACTTCGGGGCGAAGCTGTGA
- a CDS encoding galactose-binding domain-containing protein has product MSLALAAAGTVVTVALAPHASAAGVPAPSPVGISGRGAAVPFKEQEAEYAATNGTLIGPDRLYGHLPSEASGRQAVTLDATGEYVEFTLTAPADAMSFRYSLPDNAAGSGRDASLDLKVNGSRLKSVPVTSKYGWYYGGYPFNNNPGDTNPHHFYDETRTMFGSTLPAGSKVRLQVSSTSESPSFTIDLADFEQVGAPIGKPSGALDVVGDFGADPTGASDSTAKIQAAVDAGKAQGRTVYIPQGTFQVRDHIVVDQVTLAGAGPWYSVLTGRDPVDRSKGVGVYGKYAGQGGSKNVTLKDFAIIGDIRERVDNDQVNAVGGALSDSTVDNVWMQHTKCGAWMDGPMNNFTIKNSRILDQTADGVNFHMGVTNSTVTNTFVRNTGDDGLAMWAESVPNVKNKFTFDTVVLPILANNIVTYGGKDITLSDNVMADTVTNGGGLHVANRYPGVNSGQGTAVSGTITAARNTLIRAGNNDYNWQFGVGAVWFSGLNEPLNATVDITDSEILDSSYAAIMNIEGATNGLRFDHVRIDGAGTYALQIQAPGTASFSNVTATNIGQSNPIHNCVGSGFQITRGTGNSGWYADPPACTGNWPTPKWTNGGVPGGGTPPPTDPPTDPPTDPPTDPTVNLAKNRPVTESSHTDVYPGANAVDGNANSYWESANNAFPQSLTVDLGAAKAVKRVVLRLPPATAWATRTQTLSIQGSTDNTTFTTLKASAGYAFDPSSGNTATLTLSGTPTRYLRVLITGNTGWPAGQLSEFEAYTG; this is encoded by the coding sequence ATGTCGCTGGCACTCGCCGCGGCCGGCACCGTCGTCACGGTGGCCCTGGCCCCCCACGCGTCCGCCGCAGGGGTACCCGCCCCTTCCCCCGTCGGGATCTCCGGCCGGGGCGCGGCCGTTCCGTTCAAGGAACAGGAAGCCGAGTACGCCGCCACGAACGGCACCCTCATCGGCCCGGACCGGCTCTACGGCCATCTCCCCTCCGAGGCGTCCGGACGCCAGGCCGTGACGCTGGACGCGACGGGCGAGTACGTCGAGTTCACGCTGACCGCACCCGCCGACGCCATGTCGTTCCGCTACTCGCTGCCGGACAACGCCGCCGGCAGCGGCCGTGACGCGAGCCTCGACCTCAAGGTGAACGGCAGCCGGCTCAAGAGTGTCCCGGTGACCTCCAAGTACGGCTGGTACTACGGCGGTTATCCGTTCAACAACAACCCCGGCGACACCAACCCGCATCACTTCTACGACGAGACCCGCACCATGTTCGGCTCGACGCTGCCGGCCGGCAGCAAGGTGCGCCTCCAGGTCTCCTCCACGAGCGAGTCACCCTCGTTCACCATCGACCTCGCCGACTTCGAGCAGGTGGGCGCGCCGATCGGCAAACCGTCCGGAGCCCTCGACGTCGTCGGCGACTTCGGCGCGGATCCGACCGGCGCATCCGATTCCACCGCGAAGATCCAGGCGGCCGTCGACGCGGGCAAGGCACAGGGCAGGACCGTGTACATCCCGCAGGGCACCTTCCAGGTCCGCGATCACATCGTCGTCGACCAGGTGACACTGGCCGGGGCGGGCCCCTGGTACAGCGTCCTCACCGGCCGCGACCCGGTGGACCGGTCGAAAGGCGTCGGCGTCTACGGCAAGTACGCCGGTCAGGGCGGCAGCAAGAACGTCACGCTCAAGGACTTCGCCATCATCGGCGACATCCGCGAACGCGTGGACAACGACCAGGTCAACGCCGTCGGCGGTGCGCTGTCCGACTCCACGGTCGACAACGTGTGGATGCAGCACACCAAATGCGGGGCCTGGATGGACGGGCCGATGAACAACTTCACCATCAAGAACAGCCGCATCCTCGATCAGACCGCGGACGGCGTGAACTTCCACATGGGCGTCACCAACTCCACCGTCACCAACACGTTCGTACGGAACACCGGTGACGACGGCCTCGCGATGTGGGCGGAGAGCGTCCCGAACGTCAAGAACAAGTTCACCTTCGACACGGTGGTCCTGCCGATCCTCGCGAACAACATCGTCACCTACGGCGGCAAGGACATCACCCTCTCCGACAACGTCATGGCGGACACCGTCACCAACGGTGGCGGCCTGCATGTCGCGAACCGCTATCCCGGGGTCAACTCCGGCCAGGGCACGGCCGTCTCCGGCACCATCACGGCCGCCCGCAACACCCTGATACGGGCCGGGAACAACGACTACAACTGGCAGTTCGGGGTCGGCGCGGTCTGGTTCAGCGGACTCAACGAGCCCCTGAACGCGACCGTCGACATCACCGACAGCGAGATCCTCGACAGCTCCTACGCCGCGATCATGAACATCGAGGGAGCCACGAACGGTCTGCGCTTCGACCACGTGCGGATCGACGGAGCCGGTACCTACGCACTCCAGATCCAGGCCCCGGGGACGGCCTCCTTCAGCAACGTCACGGCCACGAACATCGGCCAGTCCAACCCGATCCACAACTGCGTCGGCTCCGGCTTCCAGATCACCCGGGGTACGGGCAACAGCGGCTGGTACGCCGACCCGCCGGCCTGCACGGGGAACTGGCCGACCCCGAAGTGGACCAATGGCGGAGTACCCGGCGGCGGCACCCCTCCGCCGACCGACCCGCCCACCGATCCTCCGACCGACCCGCCCACCGACCCCACCGTGAACCTCGCCAAGAACCGGCCGGTCACCGAGTCGAGCCACACGGACGTCTACCCCGGGGCCAACGCGGTGGACGGCAACGCGAACAGCTATTGGGAAAGCGCCAACAACGCCTTCCCGCAGTCCCTGACCGTCGACCTGGGCGCCGCCAAAGCGGTCAAGCGCGTCGTCCTCAGACTTCCTCCGGCAACCGCGTGGGCCACGCGCACCCAGACCCTGAGCATCCAGGGCAGCACCGACAACACCACGTTCACCACCCTCAAGGCGTCGGCCGGATACGCCTTCGACCCGTCGAGCGGCAACACCGCGACCCTCACCCTGTCCGGCACCCCCACCCGCTATCTGCGCGTCCTCATCACGGGCAACACCGGCTGGCCCGCCGGGCAGTTGTCCGAGTTCGAGGCCTACACAGGCTGA
- a CDS encoding aldo/keto reductase — protein sequence MQYRTLGRTGVQISSLALGAMNFGRIGRTSQDEATAIVDAALDGGINLIDTADMYGDGESEEMVGKAIAGRRDDIVLATKAGMPMGDERNHRGASRRWLVTELDNSLRRLGVDHVDLYQIHRWDPSTGDEETLSALTDLQRAGKIRYFGSSTFPAHRIVQAQWAAREHHLRPYVTEQPSYSILQRGIEAHVLPVTEEYGLGVLVWSPLASGWLSGAVREGREITTSRSAFLPQRFDLSVPSNQARLDAVERLAVIAEEAGLTLIQLALGFVTAHPAVTSALIGPRTLEHLRGQLAAADTVLSADVLDAIDAVVSPGTDLAAHEKFDTPPALLDPALRRR from the coding sequence ATGCAGTACCGCACCTTGGGCCGCACCGGAGTGCAGATCAGCTCGCTCGCGCTCGGCGCGATGAACTTCGGCAGAATCGGGCGCACCAGCCAGGACGAGGCCACCGCCATCGTCGACGCCGCTCTCGACGGCGGGATCAACCTCATCGACACCGCCGACATGTACGGCGACGGTGAGTCGGAGGAGATGGTCGGCAAGGCCATCGCCGGCCGCCGCGACGACATCGTGCTGGCCACGAAGGCGGGCATGCCCATGGGTGACGAGCGCAACCACCGGGGCGCCTCGCGCCGCTGGCTGGTCACCGAGCTGGACAACAGTCTGCGCAGACTCGGTGTCGACCACGTCGATCTCTACCAGATCCACCGGTGGGACCCGAGTACCGGCGACGAGGAGACGCTGTCGGCGCTGACCGACCTGCAACGTGCGGGAAAGATACGCTACTTCGGCTCCTCGACCTTCCCCGCCCATCGCATCGTGCAGGCTCAATGGGCGGCCCGTGAGCATCACTTGAGGCCCTACGTCACCGAACAGCCCAGCTACTCCATCCTGCAACGGGGGATCGAGGCGCATGTCCTGCCCGTGACCGAGGAGTACGGCCTCGGTGTGCTGGTCTGGAGCCCGCTGGCCTCGGGCTGGCTGTCCGGCGCGGTCAGGGAGGGCAGGGAGATCACCACCAGCCGCTCGGCGTTCCTGCCGCAGCGCTTCGACCTCTCCGTCCCCTCCAACCAGGCCCGGCTGGATGCCGTGGAGCGTCTGGCGGTCATCGCCGAGGAGGCCGGACTGACGCTGATCCAGCTCGCACTCGGCTTCGTCACCGCGCATCCCGCCGTGACCAGCGCGCTGATCGGCCCCCGGACACTGGAGCACCTGCGCGGCCAGCTCGCCGCCGCGGACACCGTGCTCTCCGCGGATGTACTCGACGCGATCGACGCCGTCGTGTCCCCGGGGACCGACCTCGCCGCGCACGAGAAGTTCGACACCCCGCCCGCCCTGCTCGACCCGGCACTGCGACGCCGCTGA